Proteins encoded within one genomic window of Ammonifex degensii KC4:
- a CDS encoding 4Fe-4S binding protein encodes MLREKLLERRKRQLYTWIGLPLVAVGGWFYPWLGFLLLGCMLGAVGLSFSRGRAWCDWMCPRGAFFDLFLSSLSAKRSTPAFFRSWPVRIFFLILIFAVIGVQWYLNWGNIPAMGLALVKVLTVTTLVGVLLGLIFHPRAWCLICPMGTLANLFGRGKKPLLVAPSCVGCGVCSRFCPLKLQPHFFRQQGVMGDGDCLKCGSCVAACPRQALSFGEKSLSRQVGSVRL; translated from the coding sequence TTGCTGCGGGAAAAGCTTCTTGAGAGAAGGAAGCGCCAGCTCTACACCTGGATCGGGCTTCCCTTGGTAGCGGTAGGGGGGTGGTTTTATCCGTGGCTGGGCTTCCTGCTGCTGGGATGCATGCTGGGGGCGGTGGGTCTTTCCTTTTCGCGGGGGCGGGCCTGGTGCGACTGGATGTGTCCCCGCGGTGCCTTTTTCGATCTGTTTTTGTCCTCTCTCTCGGCCAAGCGCTCCACCCCTGCTTTCTTCAGGAGTTGGCCTGTGAGGATCTTCTTTTTGATCCTGATTTTTGCCGTCATAGGCGTCCAGTGGTACCTTAACTGGGGGAATATTCCCGCCATGGGGTTGGCGCTGGTTAAGGTTTTAACCGTGACCACCCTGGTGGGCGTTTTGCTGGGGCTCATTTTCCACCCGCGTGCCTGGTGCCTGATCTGTCCTATGGGCACCTTGGCGAACTTATTCGGTCGCGGGAAGAAGCCGCTTCTGGTGGCCCCCTCCTGCGTGGGTTGTGGGGTGTGCTCCCGCTTCTGCCCCCTCAAGCTCCAGCCCCACTTTTTCCGCCAGCAAGGAGTAATGGGGGACGGCGACTGCCTGAAATGCGGCTCCTGCGTGGCGGCCTGCCCCCGCCAGGCTCTTTCCTTTGGTGAAAAAAGCTTGTCGAGGCAGGTAGGAAGTGTTAGACTTTAG
- a CDS encoding formate dehydrogenase subunit gamma yields the protein MAAKQNSNAAAIDLTPYDFIGFGNPADPKPTCGSCHPGGGGMEYDREGQRYDLRLKANPELRTTLDGDYFQSAWDKSGVVEADCLLCHYPGYDWQARTKQLKLRNYKWAATVGAGLGQVTGAVAQGETPKVKYDLKKFNPDGTISHAAFVTSPEPRNCLFCHGISDQKKRGFSWGDRLNPDLHQQRGLKCTTCHFLVNDQAKGIATINHQIAMGDDLGETVASELRNTVYSCRECHEKGIMGAPRPKHEKIPPSHLKRLACEACHIPQIGRAPDLAADVVTGTMVDVPLVGKKIGDAAVWQPQWLRHPRKGLIQPVNVIHAVWVGNRDADGIIYPLFFKEIKPVWERLKGKIRDDNGDGVPEVNTPEEIKLLLTTCRQVLAKNPGRFKQISPVYYKGGKVWELDRNGNLKATEDPSLEEPTFCINHNVSPTGMALGAKGCSDCHSKQGKLYQDIVVDPYGPDGKPVTIKQAWLLGWTPLSFSFTNLYLTLLSPLFALLLAGLLLAFSLHYVVIGPRGTCLTQCPAGLELFSLDERVVHLVRMLSFIFLAVTGLLFAFHRVGAIEFLFGSYETARVWHWSMGLVFGLSSLWAIVRWWKDARFASYDREWLRVMGGYFSRREVHAPAGKFNAGQKLFYWLTTFLTLAIGISGVVMIFGQKVSPALWHWMVPLHGISALILILAVLGHAYLGTLANPGTWRLLVTGKVSPEWAKVHHPVWYEEKVKALEEQETGENATQS from the coding sequence TTGGCGGCCAAGCAGAACTCTAACGCTGCAGCCATCGACCTTACTCCTTATGACTTCATAGGATTTGGCAATCCTGCCGATCCGAAGCCTACCTGCGGTTCCTGCCACCCCGGCGGAGGAGGAATGGAGTACGACCGGGAGGGCCAGCGCTACGATCTGCGTTTGAAGGCCAATCCGGAGCTGCGCACCACTTTGGATGGGGATTACTTCCAGAGCGCATGGGACAAGAGCGGAGTGGTGGAGGCTGACTGCCTGCTCTGCCACTATCCCGGTTATGACTGGCAAGCGCGGACCAAACAACTGAAGTTGCGCAACTATAAGTGGGCGGCCACCGTGGGAGCGGGCTTGGGGCAGGTGACCGGAGCGGTGGCCCAAGGGGAAACGCCCAAGGTGAAGTACGATCTCAAGAAGTTTAACCCCGACGGCACCATAAGCCACGCTGCCTTCGTAACCAGTCCGGAGCCTAGAAACTGCCTTTTCTGCCACGGTATCTCCGACCAGAAGAAGCGTGGTTTCAGCTGGGGCGATCGGCTGAATCCCGATCTTCACCAGCAGCGCGGGCTCAAGTGCACTACCTGCCACTTTCTCGTGAACGATCAGGCTAAGGGGATCGCTACCATCAACCACCAGATAGCCATGGGGGACGATCTAGGGGAGACTGTTGCGTCAGAGCTCCGGAACACCGTCTACTCCTGCCGGGAGTGCCACGAAAAGGGGATCATGGGTGCACCGCGGCCCAAGCATGAGAAAATCCCGCCCAGCCACCTGAAGCGCCTGGCATGCGAGGCCTGCCACATCCCCCAGATCGGCCGGGCCCCTGATCTGGCGGCCGATGTGGTCACCGGAACCATGGTGGACGTGCCGCTGGTGGGTAAGAAGATAGGAGACGCCGCCGTTTGGCAGCCGCAGTGGCTAAGGCATCCCCGTAAGGGCTTGATCCAGCCGGTAAACGTCATCCATGCAGTGTGGGTGGGTAACCGCGACGCGGACGGGATAATCTATCCGCTCTTCTTCAAGGAGATCAAGCCCGTCTGGGAGCGGCTGAAGGGCAAGATCCGCGACGATAACGGCGACGGCGTGCCCGAGGTAAACACGCCGGAGGAGATCAAACTCCTGCTTACCACCTGCCGGCAGGTGCTTGCAAAGAATCCCGGCCGTTTCAAGCAGATCTCGCCTGTCTATTACAAGGGCGGGAAGGTCTGGGAGCTTGACCGAAACGGCAATCTGAAGGCGACTGAGGATCCGAGTCTGGAGGAGCCTACTTTCTGCATCAACCACAACGTGTCGCCGACGGGGATGGCTCTGGGTGCCAAGGGTTGCTCCGATTGCCACAGCAAGCAGGGAAAGCTTTACCAGGATATAGTGGTCGATCCCTACGGCCCTGACGGGAAGCCGGTCACGATCAAGCAGGCCTGGCTTCTGGGCTGGACGCCGCTCAGCTTCTCCTTCACCAACCTGTACCTGACCCTTCTCTCGCCGCTTTTCGCCCTGCTGCTGGCGGGCTTGCTCCTGGCTTTCTCCCTGCACTACGTGGTCATCGGGCCGCGGGGAACTTGCCTCACCCAGTGCCCAGCTGGGCTAGAACTCTTCTCCCTGGATGAGCGTGTGGTTCACTTGGTGAGGATGCTGAGCTTCATCTTCCTGGCGGTTACCGGTCTGCTCTTCGCCTTCCACCGTGTGGGAGCAATAGAGTTTCTCTTCGGCAGCTACGAGACGGCGCGAGTGTGGCACTGGTCGATGGGTTTGGTTTTCGGGTTGAGCTCCCTGTGGGCCATCGTACGGTGGTGGAAGGACGCTCGCTTCGCTTCCTACGACCGGGAGTGGCTGCGGGTCATGGGCGGCTACTTCAGCCGCCGGGAGGTGCATGCCCCGGCAGGCAAGTTCAACGCCGGACAGAAGCTTTTCTACTGGCTGACCACCTTCCTCACCCTGGCTATCGGCATAAGCGGCGTGGTAATGATCTTCGGCCAGAAGGTAAGTCCGGCCCTCTGGCACTGGATGGTGCCACTGCACGGTATCTCAGCGCTGATCTTGATCCTGGCGGTGCTGGGCCACGCCTACCTGGGCACGCTGGCCAACCCCGGTACCTGGCGCCTGCTGGTGACAGGCAAGGTCTCGCCCGAGTGGGCCAAGGTTCACCATCCGGTGTGGTACGAGGAAAAGGTTAAAGCTCTAGAAGAACAGGAAACCGGGGAGAACGCAACCCAGAGCTAG
- a CDS encoding FAD-dependent oxidoreductase: protein MKVNYDVVVIGGGTAGVTAATTARRHYPDKKVLLIRREEKTLIPCGIPYMFGVLDDPCKNVNPDYILSIRGIEVKVGEVKEIVRQDKKLVMTSGEEIGYDRLVLATGSRPALPAIPGIDQENVFWIKKELPYLQKVLAALAEARRVVIIGGGFVGVELAEQIRKYRQLEVTIVEILPYCLYTSFDEEFCFEAERELQALGVDILTEKKVAELAGNGKVKEVRLEDGTVLPADVVIITTGVRPVTELAEAAGLSLGPTGGILVDRTMATSDPNIFACGDCAEKFSFFGGNPVRIRLASVAAMEARVAGANLFARRRENPGTVGVFSTRIGDKAFGAAGLIERIAEEEGYDVLLGEASAPNRHPSALPGTFDTKVKLVFDRYTGILLGGQAVGSESVGELVNLLSACLLHRMTAVEMAAFQMGTHPLLTPSPPAYPLVVAAEEAAVAKLEKKREE from the coding sequence GTGAAGGTTAATTATGATGTGGTGGTAATAGGTGGAGGAACAGCAGGAGTGACCGCCGCCACTACGGCGCGGCGCCACTACCCGGATAAAAAGGTTTTGCTTATCCGGCGGGAGGAAAAGACCCTTATCCCCTGCGGCATCCCCTACATGTTTGGAGTCTTAGACGATCCCTGCAAAAATGTAAATCCAGACTATATCCTGAGCATCCGGGGAATCGAAGTCAAAGTGGGAGAAGTAAAGGAGATCGTGCGGCAGGATAAAAAGCTGGTGATGACCTCAGGGGAGGAAATCGGTTATGACCGCCTAGTCCTGGCTACCGGTTCCCGCCCCGCCTTGCCCGCCATACCTGGCATCGACCAGGAAAACGTTTTTTGGATAAAGAAGGAGCTGCCCTATCTCCAGAAAGTGCTTGCCGCCCTGGCCGAAGCCCGCCGGGTAGTGATAATCGGCGGGGGATTCGTAGGAGTGGAACTGGCAGAGCAAATCAGAAAATACCGGCAACTGGAGGTCACCATAGTAGAAATTCTGCCTTATTGTCTCTACACTTCCTTCGACGAAGAGTTCTGCTTCGAAGCCGAGCGAGAACTCCAGGCCCTAGGGGTGGACATACTCACCGAAAAGAAAGTGGCGGAACTGGCCGGCAATGGCAAAGTAAAAGAGGTAAGGCTGGAAGACGGCACCGTGCTGCCCGCCGACGTGGTCATAATAACCACGGGGGTGCGGCCGGTGACCGAGCTGGCCGAGGCTGCCGGGCTTTCTCTGGGTCCCACCGGGGGAATCCTGGTGGACCGAACTATGGCCACCTCCGATCCTAACATCTTCGCCTGCGGCGACTGCGCCGAAAAGTTCTCCTTCTTCGGCGGTAACCCGGTGCGTATACGCTTAGCCTCGGTGGCCGCCATGGAGGCGCGGGTAGCCGGCGCCAACCTCTTCGCCCGCCGCCGGGAGAACCCCGGTACGGTAGGGGTCTTCTCCACCAGGATCGGCGATAAGGCCTTCGGCGCCGCCGGGCTCATCGAGCGGATAGCCGAGGAGGAAGGATACGACGTGCTGCTGGGGGAGGCTTCTGCCCCCAACCGCCACCCTAGCGCCCTTCCCGGAACCTTCGACACCAAGGTGAAACTGGTGTTTGACCGCTACACCGGCATCCTGCTGGGAGGGCAAGCGGTAGGCAGCGAAAGCGTGGGCGAGCTCGTGAATCTCTTGAGCGCTTGTCTGCTGCACCGCATGACGGCCGTGGAAATGGCCGCCTTCCAGATGGGGACTCACCCCCTCCTCACCCCCTCCCCGCCGGCCTACCCGCTAGTAGTGGCGGCAGAGGAGGCAGCGGTGGCCAAGCTGGAGAAGAAACGGGAAGAGTAA
- a CDS encoding UPF0280 family protein — protein sequence MPEKRRVYRAWLRQEDLTFFEVKVKETDLLLGVRRERFSPSLVWKVEKLVREQRQLLEEYLRRDPAFATALTPHQVLPDAPPIAWAMAEAARLVGVGPMAAVAGAFADLVGKYLGRFSREVVVENGGDIYLKSTRQRTVGIYAGNSPLSSRVALAIPANLTPLGICTSSGTVGHSLSFGKADAAVVLASTATLADAAATALGNRVQTPEDIEEALSFIQKIPGVLGAVVIIGKHLGVWGKARLVPLEPGQAVTEK from the coding sequence GTGCCGGAAAAGCGCCGGGTTTACCGGGCTTGGCTAAGGCAAGAGGATCTTACCTTTTTCGAGGTAAAGGTCAAGGAAACCGATCTTTTGCTGGGGGTCCGGCGTGAGCGTTTCTCCCCCTCCTTGGTCTGGAAAGTGGAGAAATTGGTGCGGGAGCAGCGGCAGCTTTTGGAAGAATACTTGAGGCGCGATCCCGCTTTTGCCACTGCGCTCACGCCTCACCAGGTCCTTCCTGATGCTCCACCGATAGCTTGGGCCATGGCGGAGGCGGCGAGGCTTGTCGGGGTAGGACCGATGGCGGCGGTGGCTGGGGCCTTCGCCGATCTGGTAGGCAAGTATCTGGGCCGTTTTTCCCGGGAGGTAGTGGTGGAAAACGGCGGGGACATTTACCTTAAGAGCACGCGCCAGAGGACGGTGGGCATCTATGCTGGCAATTCTCCCCTCTCCTCCCGGGTGGCGCTAGCTATTCCGGCCAATCTTACTCCTCTGGGAATTTGTACCTCTTCAGGCACGGTGGGACACTCCTTAAGCTTTGGAAAGGCCGACGCGGCGGTGGTGCTGGCCTCTACCGCTACCCTCGCCGACGCGGCGGCTACTGCCTTGGGCAACCGGGTCCAGACGCCTGAAGATATAGAAGAAGCCCTTTCTTTTATCCAGAAAATTCCCGGAGTTCTAGGAGCGGTGGTCATCATCGGGAAGCACCTGGGAGTCTGGGGCAAGGCGAGGCTTGTGCCGTTGGAACCTGGTCAGGCAGTGACCGAGAAATAG
- a CDS encoding NIL domain-containing protein has protein sequence MPPSKVVLRFPAAIADKPIIYRLVKDYDLMINILKANINPHKEGMMVLEVTGERVKEGLDYLHRQGVAVQPLTEEIIRNEERCTHCGACTAICPTGALHFERPSMLVRFDGEACVVCQLCVRACPMRAMEVRF, from the coding sequence ATGCCCCCCAGCAAGGTAGTGCTGCGCTTCCCTGCCGCCATAGCGGACAAGCCGATAATTTATCGTCTGGTAAAGGATTACGACCTGATGATCAACATCCTCAAGGCCAACATCAACCCTCACAAGGAAGGGATGATGGTGCTGGAGGTCACCGGCGAAAGGGTAAAAGAGGGGCTTGACTATTTGCACCGCCAGGGGGTAGCGGTGCAGCCTCTCACGGAAGAGATCATCCGGAACGAGGAGCGCTGTACCCATTGCGGAGCCTGCACGGCCATCTGCCCTACAGGAGCGCTTCACTTTGAGCGCCCTTCCATGCTGGTTCGTTTTGATGGGGAGGCCTGCGTGGTCTGTCAGCTCTGCGTCCGGGCTTGCCCCATGAGGGCCATGGAGGTACGCTTCTAG
- a CDS encoding homocysteine biosynthesis protein, translating into MGAYRTFAEINEKIKAGKVVVVTAEELVSLVEEKGVKQVAREVDVVTTGTFAPMCSSGAFFNFGHGAPRIKFFRVWLNDVPAYAGLAAVDAFLGATAVREGDPLNTDPPGEFRYGGGHVIEDLVARRPVKLRAIGYGTDCYPRREIETVITLDDINEAFLFNPRNAYQNYACAVNTGDRTLYTYMGVLKPRLGNAHYSTSGQLSPLLKDPFFRTIGIGTRIFLGGGIGYVVNHGTQHFPSIPDLPAGAVRIPSGGTLAVMGDLKQMSPRWLRGTSMLGYGVSLSVGIGVAIPILDEEVCYYASRPDRELYAPIVDYAEAYPQRRPGNLGWVSYAELRSGKITINGKEVPTASLSSYARAREICQILKEWIQEGKFLLTEPVAPLPGPEAGIVPKTLEIRGVKEGRG; encoded by the coding sequence ATGGGTGCCTACAGGACTTTTGCCGAAATCAACGAAAAGATTAAGGCTGGCAAAGTAGTGGTGGTGACCGCGGAAGAGCTGGTGTCGCTGGTAGAAGAGAAAGGGGTAAAACAGGTGGCCCGGGAGGTGGACGTGGTCACCACGGGCACTTTCGCTCCCATGTGTTCTTCCGGGGCCTTTTTCAACTTTGGACATGGTGCCCCTCGGATCAAGTTTTTCCGGGTCTGGCTCAACGACGTTCCTGCCTACGCCGGTTTGGCCGCGGTGGATGCCTTCCTGGGGGCTACGGCAGTGCGGGAAGGAGATCCGCTTAACACCGATCCGCCGGGTGAATTTCGCTACGGCGGCGGGCACGTGATTGAAGACCTGGTGGCACGCCGTCCGGTAAAGCTAAGGGCTATAGGTTACGGCACGGACTGCTATCCCCGCCGGGAGATAGAGACGGTCATCACCCTGGATGATATTAACGAGGCTTTCCTTTTCAACCCGCGCAACGCCTACCAGAACTACGCTTGCGCGGTTAACACGGGTGACCGCACCCTTTACACCTACATGGGGGTTCTGAAGCCGCGGCTGGGCAACGCCCACTACTCTACTTCTGGGCAGCTCAGCCCCTTGCTCAAGGATCCCTTCTTCCGCACTATAGGCATAGGCACCAGGATATTCCTGGGAGGCGGGATAGGCTACGTGGTGAACCACGGCACCCAGCACTTCCCCTCCATCCCCGATCTCCCCGCCGGAGCGGTACGCATACCCTCCGGCGGCACGCTGGCGGTGATGGGCGACCTCAAACAGATGAGCCCCCGCTGGTTGAGGGGAACAAGCATGTTGGGTTACGGGGTTTCTCTATCGGTGGGAATAGGAGTGGCCATACCCATCCTAGACGAAGAGGTCTGCTACTACGCTTCCCGTCCCGACCGGGAGCTTTACGCGCCCATCGTGGACTACGCTGAGGCCTACCCCCAGAGACGGCCGGGGAATCTAGGTTGGGTGAGCTACGCCGAGCTGCGCTCGGGCAAGATAACCATTAACGGCAAAGAAGTTCCCACCGCTTCCTTGTCGAGTTATGCGCGGGCGCGGGAGATTTGTCAGATTCTGAAGGAGTGGATACAAGAAGGGAAGTTCTTGCTGACGGAGCCGGTAGCTCCGCTACCGGGGCCTGAAGCCGGTATTGTCCCCAAGACCCTGGAGATAAGAGGCGTGAAGGAGGGTAGAGGGTAA
- a CDS encoding integrase core domain-containing protein encodes MTLYQQLKRSGNPHAIAQTVASLLTTCSPKEVARIMGCSVRWIYKLRKRLNESGGNLSGCILPRGPKKRMPNRTPQELEALVVKLAQETNLGPKRLASLLYQSLKIKLSPYTIRNILKRHHIRCRKRQSKTGSRKYWTDVQAFAPFSFWQVDVKHIADKSALPAQAYSSILKNRLPRYQFTAIDVRTRVRFIAFAYSLSFANGIAFLVLLANWLKTFGLNQTIFIQTDNGSEFGGPPNSRKRKLMSLIFSRLDCQLLNIPAGRKEANGYVERSHRTDDEEFYIPYLAGIRSQKDFLISAQRWILYYNYQRPHLGRELNGKTPMEIATSLSHYHPAIGAMPVVVLDHLAPHIFDAYKLSTLPWDYPPKNESLAVNETLAQYTLGKAKASPISRKRGAASSPPPRPPSSMTTTT; translated from the coding sequence ATGACATTATACCAGCAACTTAAGAGGAGCGGAAACCCCCACGCAATCGCCCAAACCGTGGCCTCCCTCCTCACCACCTGTAGCCCTAAAGAGGTAGCCCGCATAATGGGCTGCTCCGTCCGCTGGATCTATAAACTGCGCAAACGCCTAAACGAATCCGGCGGAAACTTGTCCGGTTGTATCCTCCCTCGCGGCCCCAAAAAAAGAATGCCCAACCGTACCCCTCAAGAACTCGAAGCCCTAGTCGTAAAACTCGCTCAGGAAACTAACCTGGGCCCTAAACGCCTCGCCTCCCTCCTGTACCAAAGCCTTAAAATTAAGCTCTCCCCCTACACCATACGAAATATCCTCAAACGCCACCACATCCGCTGCCGCAAACGCCAAAGCAAAACAGGCTCCCGAAAATACTGGACCGACGTGCAGGCCTTCGCACCCTTCTCCTTCTGGCAGGTCGATGTAAAACACATAGCCGATAAGTCAGCTCTGCCGGCCCAAGCCTACTCCTCTATCCTCAAAAACCGCCTACCCCGTTACCAATTCACCGCTATCGATGTTCGAACAAGAGTGCGGTTCATAGCCTTCGCCTATTCCCTCTCCTTCGCCAACGGAATCGCTTTCCTTGTGCTCCTGGCAAACTGGCTTAAAACCTTCGGCCTTAATCAAACAATCTTTATCCAGACCGATAATGGCTCGGAGTTCGGTGGCCCTCCTAACTCGAGAAAGCGTAAACTCATGTCCCTTATCTTCTCTCGCCTTGACTGCCAGCTGCTTAACATACCCGCAGGCAGAAAAGAAGCCAACGGCTATGTAGAAAGATCACACCGCACCGACGATGAAGAGTTCTACATCCCCTACCTGGCAGGTATCAGAAGCCAGAAGGATTTCCTTATCTCTGCCCAGAGGTGGATCCTTTACTACAACTACCAGCGTCCACATCTGGGCCGGGAACTGAACGGGAAAACTCCTATGGAAATAGCGACCTCGCTTTCCCACTACCATCCGGCTATAGGGGCTATGCCGGTGGTAGTCCTGGATCACCTGGCTCCGCACATCTTCGATGCCTACAAACTCTCTACTCTCCCGTGGGATTACCCACCCAAAAATGAAAGCCTCGCTGTGAACGAAACCCTGGCTCAATACACACTCGGTAAAGCCAAGGCTTCACCTATCTCGCGGAAGAGGGGAGCGGCATCTTCTCCGCCTCCTCGCCCCCCTTCCTCCATGACCACCACCACGTAG
- a CDS encoding peptidoglycan D,D-transpeptidase FtsI family protein gives MKYRRRIVWLLLISFLGFSCLAVRLASLQLRQHARYAWAAFSQQTFTVSLEEYPRGRIVDRHGRVLAGGREEKRIVFFASLLPDRREAARQLSALLGKPVEELERELRKEAGVLPYSLTPEQEAAVKSLNLPGLFVLPYWTRYSSPPLAAHVVGYVGKVSSPEERRRSRGEWVGKQGCEYFYDAVLQGSFPSLAAGIYRDAQGKLLNRTGVELFTVADPERGEVQLTLDSELQRKVEEVLDKHRFRGAVVVLEVGKGDLLAVASRPTFDPAHPEKQGPDVSFFDRAFASYPPGSVFKMVVAAAALEEGVVRPEESFCCRGVEGPLLPCWKKEGHGHLTFRQAFARSCNPVFAQVGLRLGKEKLIRYCRELYLHERSVIGYPMPADPWQNPKNLMEPYSLVNLSVGQGPLLLTPVQVASVLNTLLNDGVYVRPRLVKGIRQQGKMTELPPDKGKRIFSPTVAREVRDMMALAVQEGTARLGYIPEVGSGGKTGTAELPGGKRCSWFAGFFPLESPRYVVVVMEEGGRGGGEDAAPLFREIGEALALPSVY, from the coding sequence ATGAAGTACCGGCGAAGGATCGTTTGGCTTCTCCTGATAAGTTTTTTGGGCTTTTCCTGCCTGGCAGTGCGCCTGGCAAGTTTGCAGCTGCGGCAGCACGCCCGGTATGCCTGGGCGGCCTTCAGCCAGCAGACCTTTACTGTTTCCCTAGAAGAATATCCCCGAGGAAGAATAGTCGACCGTCACGGCCGGGTGCTAGCCGGGGGAAGAGAGGAGAAGCGGATCGTCTTTTTCGCCTCTCTCCTACCCGATCGGCGAGAGGCGGCCCGGCAGCTGAGTGCGCTTCTAGGGAAGCCGGTGGAAGAACTGGAGAGGGAGCTCCGGAAGGAAGCTGGTGTTCTCCCCTATTCTCTCACCCCGGAGCAGGAAGCGGCGGTTAAAAGCCTTAACTTGCCGGGTCTTTTCGTCCTGCCCTACTGGACCCGTTACAGTTCTCCTCCGCTGGCGGCGCACGTGGTGGGTTACGTAGGGAAGGTTTCTTCTCCGGAAGAGAGGCGGCGCAGCCGGGGAGAATGGGTGGGCAAGCAAGGGTGCGAATACTTTTACGACGCCGTCTTACAGGGAAGCTTTCCTTCCCTGGCCGCCGGGATTTACCGCGATGCCCAAGGGAAGTTGTTAAACAGGACTGGAGTCGAGCTTTTCACCGTTGCCGATCCGGAGCGGGGAGAAGTGCAGCTTACGCTGGATAGCGAACTGCAACGCAAAGTGGAGGAGGTTCTGGACAAACATCGTTTTCGGGGAGCGGTGGTAGTACTGGAGGTGGGGAAGGGAGATTTGCTAGCGGTGGCCAGCCGTCCCACTTTCGACCCGGCCCACCCCGAAAAGCAGGGACCGGACGTATCTTTCTTCGACCGGGCTTTCGCTTCCTATCCTCCCGGTTCGGTCTTCAAGATGGTGGTGGCGGCGGCCGCACTTGAAGAAGGGGTAGTGCGGCCGGAAGAGAGCTTTTGCTGCCGGGGAGTGGAAGGCCCGTTGCTCCCTTGTTGGAAGAAGGAAGGGCACGGCCACCTCACCTTCCGTCAGGCCTTTGCCCGGTCCTGCAATCCGGTCTTTGCCCAGGTGGGGCTGAGGCTGGGAAAAGAGAAGCTTATCCGGTATTGCCGGGAGCTTTATTTGCACGAGCGATCCGTGATAGGTTATCCCATGCCCGCCGATCCCTGGCAGAACCCCAAGAACCTAATGGAGCCCTACAGCTTGGTCAATCTGAGCGTGGGTCAAGGTCCTCTGCTCCTCACCCCGGTTCAGGTGGCGTCGGTGCTGAACACTTTGCTTAACGACGGGGTTTACGTCCGCCCCCGGCTGGTAAAAGGGATACGCCAGCAAGGAAAGATGACGGAGCTTCCCCCGGATAAAGGGAAAAGGATTTTCTCTCCCACGGTAGCGCGGGAAGTACGTGACATGATGGCTCTGGCCGTGCAAGAAGGCACGGCGCGTCTAGGTTATATTCCTGAAGTTGGCAGTGGGGGGAAGACAGGTACGGCCGAGCTCCCCGGAGGAAAGCGCTGTTCCTGGTTTGCCGGCTTCTTTCCTTTGGAGTCGCCGCGCTACGTGGTGGTGGTCATGGAGGAAGGGGGGCGAGGAGGCGGAGAAGATGCCGCTCCCCTCTTCCGCGAGATAGGTGAAGCCTTGGCTTTACCGAGTGTGTATTGA
- the mltG gene encoding endolytic transglycosylase MltG, whose amino-acid sequence MRSWSWVPRRFPVWWCPSARKVRCLMKIPLQVPKFPLLLRGRFFWIKIALSLLGGAGIWLWSELRPVSLPPEGVSLYIPPRASTHWVAEELYRHRVIRNPSLFRLYTRLKGIDKKILPGKYIFRGRLDLSQVAAELAKGPVLWRITVPEGFTLKELAELLESRGIASADEFWRVVENYPFPYAFLREAPPGRRRLEGYLFPDTYEVPAGTPVQDIIDLMLRRFAQIAREMQLEKGAQEQGLTLHQLVTLASLVEREAKYDEERPLIAGVLYHRLRLGMPLQVDATVAYVLDKWKSPLTYTDLEVNSPYNTYRIKGLPPGPIASPGRASLNAVLHPEPTDYLYYVAKPDGYHAFARTLSEHEENIRRYRG is encoded by the coding sequence ATGAGATCGTGGTCGTGGGTACCAAGGCGGTTCCCCGTCTGGTGGTGCCCGAGCGCTCGGAAGGTAAGGTGTCTGATGAAAATCCCCCTGCAAGTACCGAAGTTCCCGCTTCTTCTTAGAGGTAGGTTCTTTTGGATAAAAATTGCCCTTTCCCTGCTAGGTGGGGCAGGGATTTGGCTTTGGTCTGAGTTAAGGCCAGTGTCCCTGCCGCCGGAAGGGGTCTCGCTTTATATCCCTCCCCGGGCTTCTACCCACTGGGTGGCGGAAGAGCTTTACCGCCACCGGGTCATACGCAATCCTTCGCTCTTCCGCCTTTACACCCGCCTCAAGGGAATAGACAAGAAGATCCTGCCCGGGAAGTATATCTTTCGCGGGAGGCTCGACCTTTCACAAGTGGCGGCCGAGCTGGCCAAGGGTCCAGTTTTGTGGCGGATAACTGTCCCCGAAGGCTTCACTTTGAAGGAGCTGGCCGAGCTCCTGGAGAGTAGGGGGATAGCTTCGGCAGACGAATTCTGGCGGGTAGTGGAGAATTATCCCTTTCCTTACGCTTTTCTGCGCGAAGCGCCGCCGGGAAGACGGCGGCTGGAAGGCTACCTTTTTCCTGACACCTACGAGGTTCCGGCGGGTACCCCGGTGCAGGACATAATCGACCTCATGCTGCGCCGCTTTGCCCAGATAGCTAGAGAGATGCAGCTGGAGAAGGGAGCGCAGGAGCAGGGGCTCACCTTGCATCAACTGGTCACTCTGGCCTCTTTGGTGGAGCGGGAGGCTAAATACGACGAGGAGCGGCCGCTCATAGCCGGGGTACTTTACCACCGTTTGCGCCTGGGCATGCCCCTGCAGGTGGATGCCACCGTGGCCTACGTCCTGGACAAATGGAAAAGCCCCTTAACCTATACCGATTTAGAAGTAAATTCTCCCTACAACACCTATCGCATAAAGGGTTTACCTCCCGGGCCTATAGCTTCACCGGGGCGAGCCTCTTTAAATGCCGTTTTGCATCCTGAACCCACCGACTACCTTTATTATGTGGCCAAGCCCGACGGCTACCACGCCTTCGCCCGCACTTTGAGCGAGCACGAGGAGAACATCCGCCGCTACCGGGGATAA